The following is a genomic window from Trachemys scripta elegans isolate TJP31775 chromosome 16, CAS_Tse_1.0, whole genome shotgun sequence.
atttttggcacagaataccCTCGGGAGTAATAAGGGCTGAGCTCTGATGGAAGAATTCCCCACATTCGAAACATTAATAGAGTTCCTCCCtggtgtggatcctctgatgtttaTTAAGGTGTGAGCGCAGAACGAATGTTTTCCTGCACTCCcagcattcatagggtttctcctctgtgtggattctctgatgtttaatCAGGGATGAGTCTTGAGTGAAgattttcccacactcacagcattcatagggtttctcccctgtgtggattctgtgGTGTCTGATAAGGTGTGAGCTCCgagtgaaggttttcccgcactcacagcattcgTAGGGTTTCTCcccagtgtggattctctgatgcctaTTAAGATGTGAGCTCTGCGcaaaggttttcccacactcacagcatttatagggtttctcccctgtgtggatcctctgatgctgAATAAGGGATGAGCACTCAGTGAatgttttcccgcactcacagcattcatagggtttctccTGTGTGTGGATTCTGTGATGCCTAATAAGGTGTGAGCTCCGAGCAAAGGTCTTCCCACACTTacagcattcatagggtttctcccctgtgtggattctctgatgttgaaTAAGTGTTGAGCGCTCAGTGAAGGTTtgcccacactcacagcattcgtAGGgcttctcccctgtgtggatcctctgatgtttaataaggGTTGAGCGCTcagtgaaggttttcccacactcacagcattcatagggtttctcccctgtgtggattctctgatggctAAGAAGCAGGGCAGGCCTACTGAACTTTTTTCCACACTCAACACATGTGTTATTTCTCTCTCCCATGGGGATTCTCTGCTGGGTTGTGGTTTCCTTGAGGCCTTTGTGAGTTCCCCGACAATTAACAGATTTACCAACTTTCTGTGTTGGCTGGTTTCCCTGCcacttctctggcctgtgctgactcTCACAGGCTTTTCCCTGCTCACAACTCCTGGTCACACTCCCTTTGCATCTTTGCAATAATGTCCCATATGGTTTGACTTGCTCATCGTCTTCCTGCTGAGGCTTCTGCTCCGAGGtctcactcaccatcccatcacctgctgggacagagaaaaaaaaaatctgaaacaggaatggaaaaggggagaacaaatgaaaagaacagctgcagatggggggggggggaaatgagggactgaatttccccaaactcatccccaaaGAGAAGAGAGGAGGGGATCAATTCTACATCCAGTCCCATTTAAACACTCAGGGAGAAGGAAGTTCAGGGAGGAAGCTAGTGACAGGAGATAGTCAGGATGGGTAGGAAGCCATGAGCAATATCTGCCCTGAGGATATGACACTTGCTGCagacaagcctgaaccaagagaGCTCACAAGGTCTTTGCTGGGAATCCCAGCTGTTTCCTTCTGGCACTGAGTTCATTTAATGATTACTCACCTGTGTAGATGCCTCTCGGGAGCTCTCTTTTCTCTAAGCCCTGGAGATCTGGGGAGAACAGTTCTTCCCATCTTTCCAGCCGGGAGatatcaggtttggaaactggaaaccctgccCAGAGAAAAGAAGACAAGTGAGATCAGGTGAATTCATGGGACATTCGTCACACACAAAAGAAGTTCTGTTATTTTAAACGCTTCTCGTTTTAAAGCAGTAAAATCCTGGGGCCAGCTCCCCAGATGCTCAAAGGT
Proteins encoded in this region:
- the LOC117889251 gene encoding zinc finger protein 239-like is translated as MQENYENVTSLGFPVSKPDISRLERWEELFSPDLQGLEKRELPRGIYTAGDGMVSETSEQKPQQEDDEQVKPYGTLLQRCKGSVTRSCEQGKACESQHRPEKWQGNQPTQKVGKSVNCRGTHKGLKETTTQQRIPMGERNNTCVECGKKFSRPALLLSHQRIHTGEKPYECCECGKTFTERSTLIKHQRIHTGEKPYECCECGQTFTERSTLIQHQRIHTGEKPYECCKCGKTFARSSHLIRHHRIHTQEKPYECCECGKTFTECSSLIQHQRIHTGEKPYKCCECGKTFAQSSHLNRHQRIHTGEKPYECCECGKTFTRSSHLIRHHRIHTGEKPYECCECGKIFTQDSSLIKHQRIHTEEKPYECWECRKTFVLRSHLNKHQRIHTREELY